The proteins below come from a single Herpetosiphonaceae bacterium genomic window:
- a CDS encoding type II toxin-antitoxin system PemK/MazF family toxin has translation MVVKRFDVYLVNLDPTIGSEIKKTRPCLIISPDEMNRYIATVIVAPMTTKGQAYPSRVECHFQGKEGQIVLDQIRTVDKARLVRRIGRIDEQSQTHVLAVLAELFAE, from the coding sequence ATGGTAGTCAAGCGCTTCGACGTCTACCTGGTCAACCTCGATCCAACCATTGGGAGTGAAATCAAGAAAACACGGCCATGCCTTATCATTTCGCCGGATGAGATGAATCGCTATATCGCGACGGTGATCGTGGCGCCGATGACGACGAAAGGACAAGCATATCCATCGCGCGTGGAATGCCACTTTCAAGGGAAAGAAGGTCAAATCGTCCTCGATCAGATTCGGACGGTTGATAAAGCGCGCCTCGTGCGACGGATCGGACGGATCGATGAGCAGAGTCAAACTCATGTTCTTGCCGTCCTGGCTGAATTGTTCGCCGAGTAG
- a CDS encoding AbrB/MazE/SpoVT family DNA-binding domain-containing protein: protein MNTVFKTRIVRIGNSQGVRIPRLFLEQMQLGEEVELELQSDQIVIRPARRTREGWDQAFQSMAEQGDDQLLDSDVLQASAWDEDEWSW, encoded by the coding sequence ATGAACACTGTATTTAAGACCCGCATCGTGAGGATCGGCAACTCGCAAGGCGTCCGTATCCCAAGACTCTTTTTGGAACAAATGCAGTTGGGGGAAGAAGTCGAGCTAGAATTGCAATCCGACCAGATTGTCATCCGCCCAGCACGCCGGACACGAGAAGGATGGGATCAAGCGTTTCAGAGCATGGCAGAGCAGGGGGATGACCAGTTGCTCGATAGCGATGTCCTGCAAGCAAGCGCCTGGGACGAGGATGAGTGGTCATGGTAG
- a CDS encoding radical SAM protein yields MTTTIERQPMPGRLAVNAVEARSILTATRGFTSVAVPDTGFHYSLNPYRGCSFNCSYCYAPAFVFNDDARRTWGRWVTAKSNAVALLRAAGKRGKLRGKNVYMSTVTDPYQPIERRLSLTRACIEALLDYPPRLLTVQTRSPLVVRDIDLFARLSGRVAVCMSITTDDEAVRRIFEPACAPIGARLDAIRRVREAGIPTQASIAPLLPCDAERLAALLDPAVDWVVVSTFRDDGGSGGKTRALAAQLYHQHGYGDYLHDGDEQAAAVIETLRRVLGPQRVRVGKDGFDQVCRELGVDDPPPEQLSLF; encoded by the coding sequence ATGACGACAACGATCGAGCGACAGCCGATGCCAGGACGGCTGGCGGTGAATGCCGTCGAGGCGCGTAGCATCCTGACCGCAACACGCGGCTTTACCAGCGTCGCGGTGCCAGATACCGGCTTTCACTATAGCCTGAATCCGTACCGTGGATGCTCCTTCAATTGCAGCTACTGCTACGCGCCCGCCTTCGTCTTCAACGACGACGCGCGGCGTACCTGGGGCCGCTGGGTCACGGCCAAATCCAACGCAGTTGCTCTGCTGCGCGCCGCAGGAAAGCGCGGCAAGCTGCGGGGCAAGAACGTGTATATGTCGACCGTCACCGATCCGTATCAGCCGATCGAGCGACGGCTGTCGCTGACCCGCGCCTGTATCGAGGCGCTGCTCGACTACCCGCCCCGGCTGCTGACGGTCCAGACGCGCTCGCCGCTGGTGGTACGCGACATCGATCTCTTCGCCCGTCTATCAGGTCGCGTGGCCGTGTGCATGTCGATCACCACCGATGACGAGGCAGTTCGGCGCATCTTCGAGCCTGCCTGCGCGCCGATCGGTGCGCGCCTCGACGCGATTCGCAGGGTGCGCGAGGCGGGCATTCCCACCCAGGCCAGCATCGCGCCGCTGCTGCCGTGCGACGCCGAGCGCCTGGCCGCGCTGCTCGATCCGGCGGTCGATTGGGTGGTCGTCTCCACGTTTCGCGATGACGGCGGATCGGGCGGCAAGACGCGCGCCCTGGCTGCTCAGCTCTACCACCAGCACGGCTACGGCGACTATCTCCACGACGGCGACGAGCAGGCGGCGGCGGTGATCGAGACGCTGCGGCGGGTGCTCGGCCCGCAGCGCGTGCGCGTCGGCAAAGACGGCTTCGATCAGGTCTGCCGCGAGCTGGGCGTGGACGATCCGCCGCCGGAGCAGCTCAGCTTGTTCTAG